In Gemmatimonadota bacterium, a single genomic region encodes these proteins:
- a CDS encoding xanthine dehydrogenase family protein molybdopterin-binding subunit has protein sequence MVVEVEVLPDGTVLVPKTTVAVDAGYVANPDRARSQMEGALIMAMSNTLYSEISFAEGKVVQSNFRDYQVTRMRAAPRVVDVHLVESEGLPGGIGEPGVPPAGGALANAIFAATGVRVRELPVGKQLAGWQNKATNEEA, from the coding sequence ATGGTGGTCGAGGTCGAGGTGCTGCCTGACGGGACCGTGCTGGTGCCCAAGACGACCGTCGCCGTCGACGCCGGGTATGTCGCCAACCCCGATCGTGCCCGGTCTCAGATGGAGGGGGCGCTGATCATGGCGATGAGCAACACGCTGTACAGCGAGATCTCGTTTGCCGAGGGGAAGGTGGTGCAGTCCAACTTCCGCGACTACCAGGTCACGCGCATGCGCGCGGCGCCGCGAGTGGTCGATGTGCACCTCGTCGAGAGCGAGGGGCTTCCGGGTGGCATCGGTGAGCCGGGGGTGCCGCCTGCGGGCGGGGCGCTGGCCAACGCGATCTTTGCGGCGACGGGCGTGCGCGTGCGCGAGCTGCCGGTGGGGAAGCAGCTGGCGGGGTGGCAGAACAAGGCGACGAACGAGGAGGCGTGA
- the tsaA gene encoding tRNA (N6-threonylcarbamoyladenosine(37)-N6)-methyltransferase TrmO, giving the protein MITFDPIGVVRSPFATIDQVPKGLGAKHSTEGALVLRPELEAGLTDIEGFSHLYVIWVFDRIQGYELMSRARADGKPHGVFATRMPLRPNPIGLTVVELLGRDGATLRVRGVDMLDGSPILDIKPYQSSIPVEQLRRGWLADAEAAKARESQTIEARGGT; this is encoded by the coding sequence ATGATCACCTTCGATCCCATCGGGGTCGTGCGCAGCCCCTTCGCCACCATTGACCAGGTGCCGAAGGGGCTTGGCGCAAAGCACTCGACCGAGGGGGCGCTCGTGCTGCGCCCCGAGCTGGAGGCAGGGCTCACCGACATCGAGGGCTTCTCGCATCTCTATGTGATCTGGGTTTTTGATCGCATCCAGGGTTACGAGCTGATGTCGCGCGCGCGGGCAGACGGGAAGCCGCACGGCGTCTTCGCCACGCGCATGCCCCTGCGCCCCAATCCCATCGGGCTCACCGTCGTCGAACTGCTGGGCCGAGACGGGGCGACGCTCAGGGTGCGCGGCGTCGACATGCTCGACGGGTCGCCGATTCTCGACATCAAGCCGTACCAGTCGAGCATCCCCGTGGAGCAGCTCAGGCGCGGGTGGCTGGCGGACGCGGAGGCGGCGAAGGCGCGAGAGTCGCAAACCATCGAAGCGCGGGGCGGGACGTAG
- a CDS encoding RHS repeat-associated core domain-containing protein, which yields MAQAAPVAAIDVANSGYPIERSACLSVNLGANAATDCGDLRVTHPLSSVRAFDTEVTPTLLYNSQFAHPRLSVPVTITQLATTTQPDSVELRLCRAPYNAPPAAWTCVTSAWRGTDWPAGTTAARRVTITADAINDTTGVYSYYVKPANWYGLTRVPRPDSIVGGYHHVNRSNSPYGAGWWLVGLDRVKKYYQSGGTTALLWVGGDGSTRTFTVGQAMYYDRLDSITYDAAQQAYVRRLPEGRRTEFDLQGRHIRTINRFGRVTVLSYVTTADSAGVATMTLPSPTGMSFGFSYTNGRLAVVTPPALGSTGMQIRKDTIVNTAGNVVRVRNASDSSVQFAYYGGTTTQYVLRERKSRRAVAQTFTFDAAFKARSASVAPGFGSGVITTTVVAGESRGLPQSGSPAAVDTARAYTWVDGPRAVADTSALFQGRFGEVRRMVDPIGAVTQVRAEAYFDGWQFGWKPTRVRRPGGHVVFYEWDDRGNVLRVIDSTGVNAGVRDTTQYVYETSFDQLTHVIPPLKDTVRFGVSAVNGRRDWQQDQRGITSRVNYIYSSSYPEELVTLILPAINGTSAYYNYGYHATTRNNVSEQTPKGNVTTRSQDAIGRDTLIVSPIDSLPSSTRRLRERIVHTIRGDITLRATFWTNGASPSESLSVHTYYDPDGQIDSVSRRGYPDSAGVGTMTTRWGRDSVGRAIFEQSPDGRRDSVRFDEAGNAVKRFSRRWASNNTGVAPESLAYDVRNKLSWRVIPGVTYPARAQGIGYNPGPPYPAYVIARDSLFYTYTPDGDLATATNRYARVRRGYSVAGRLLADTLEIADVAVTTFAQHLYATQHRYDRNGRRIVLKVPSQLTTNGQDSIRYGYAFWGSLLTQVVDPQGNSYTYTYNVRNEPTSLYSPTSAMQHEWRYDDDGRLVLDSVRVTSGAFPYFPFAIARRSALRYDGRDKLLRLAGGVGSKDTSATTYSGLGYLIADSLVQRGIGYTTGDSARYRSITRYRYDGLGNIIRRTYADTLKFWVQGQPYVRAPVYDSSFVTYRPGVGRDTLDFRPSQGPTKIVYDSSGNVVYTARTAGYASQAQEDRASFYDAAGRLVAADRRYMSNDGSSFNRSVLEEYRHDALGRRVWVRGQRACSVGGGPIPPAECLASYIRRTTWDGAQELAEIQAPGGATDNAFFEQDVGAFTLPYLQNQDRNPFYGRVLYTHGAALDQPLAVARYGYVDLPVGGTPTPWPDFVVEVSWDPRGRASFGSYGGLAYKQLSSGGTKCVWTPATSAQRCVQWDWPGARAAYNPQQGVVRSSWMGTLLEEKQDGAGTLYRRNRQYDPTRGRFAQEDPIGLAGGLNLYGYANGDPVNFSDPFGLCPERDPNCKEFTGADARAVFRALAGMAPAMEQGLTIAGAVNFAPALVMAAGGGGFSTLGLSAQSAAAGAGLGIVPSAIGKVNAVASQLGTSGGNLLRNILARGEAFVDTRNSNNINVLLQRPDGASGFVRATLDPTGSRVISSGMMRADQVKRLIESGKLVPK from the coding sequence ATGGCGCAGGCAGCCCCCGTCGCCGCGATCGATGTGGCCAACTCCGGCTATCCCATCGAGCGAAGCGCCTGCCTGTCAGTCAACCTCGGCGCGAACGCAGCGACCGACTGCGGTGACTTGCGCGTCACGCATCCGCTCTCGAGTGTGCGCGCGTTCGACACGGAGGTGACGCCAACGCTGCTCTACAACAGCCAGTTCGCGCATCCGCGGCTGAGCGTTCCGGTCACCATCACGCAACTCGCCACGACCACGCAGCCGGATAGCGTCGAGCTGCGGCTATGCCGTGCGCCGTACAATGCGCCGCCCGCGGCGTGGACCTGTGTTACCTCGGCGTGGCGCGGAACAGACTGGCCAGCGGGAACGACGGCCGCGCGGCGCGTGACGATCACCGCGGACGCCATCAACGACACGACCGGTGTCTACTCCTACTACGTGAAACCGGCGAACTGGTATGGGTTGACGCGCGTACCGAGGCCGGATTCGATCGTCGGTGGCTACCACCACGTGAACCGCTCCAATAGCCCATACGGCGCGGGCTGGTGGCTTGTGGGTCTCGATCGAGTGAAGAAGTACTACCAGTCGGGCGGAACGACCGCATTGCTCTGGGTCGGTGGCGACGGCAGCACCCGCACCTTCACGGTTGGGCAAGCGATGTACTACGACCGACTCGATTCGATCACCTACGATGCGGCGCAACAGGCCTACGTGCGGCGCCTTCCGGAGGGACGTCGTACGGAGTTCGACCTGCAAGGGCGACACATCCGCACCATCAACCGCTTCGGGCGTGTCACGGTCCTGTCCTATGTGACCACCGCTGATTCGGCGGGTGTCGCCACCATGACATTGCCCTCACCGACCGGCATGTCGTTCGGCTTCAGCTACACCAACGGTCGTCTGGCCGTGGTGACGCCGCCCGCACTGGGCTCCACGGGCATGCAGATTCGGAAGGACACCATCGTCAACACGGCGGGCAACGTCGTGCGCGTTCGCAACGCGAGCGATTCGAGCGTGCAGTTCGCGTACTATGGTGGCACGACCACGCAGTACGTTCTCCGCGAGCGCAAGAGCCGTAGAGCGGTCGCGCAGACCTTTACGTTCGATGCCGCATTCAAGGCGCGATCAGCGAGTGTCGCACCGGGCTTCGGGAGCGGCGTGATCACAACAACCGTAGTCGCTGGAGAGTCACGCGGCCTCCCCCAGAGCGGCTCGCCGGCCGCCGTCGACACCGCACGCGCCTACACCTGGGTCGACGGACCTCGCGCAGTAGCCGACACCTCGGCCCTCTTCCAGGGGCGTTTCGGCGAAGTACGCCGCATGGTCGATCCGATTGGCGCTGTGACACAAGTGCGCGCCGAGGCGTACTTCGACGGGTGGCAGTTCGGGTGGAAGCCGACACGCGTGCGCCGTCCGGGTGGTCACGTGGTGTTCTACGAATGGGACGATCGCGGGAATGTGCTGCGAGTCATCGACTCGACCGGCGTCAACGCGGGCGTTCGCGACACCACGCAGTACGTCTACGAGACGAGTTTCGACCAACTCACGCACGTCATTCCGCCACTCAAGGACACGGTTCGATTCGGCGTCAGCGCGGTGAATGGCCGGCGCGACTGGCAGCAGGACCAACGCGGAATCACGAGCCGCGTGAACTACATCTACAGCAGCTCCTACCCCGAGGAGCTGGTCACGCTCATCCTCCCGGCCATCAACGGTACCTCCGCTTACTACAACTACGGGTACCATGCCACCACGCGCAACAACGTCTCGGAGCAGACGCCCAAGGGCAACGTCACCACACGTTCGCAGGACGCAATCGGGCGTGATACGCTGATCGTCTCTCCGATCGACTCCCTTCCCAGTTCGACACGCCGATTGCGGGAGCGCATCGTCCACACGATCCGGGGTGACATCACCCTCCGCGCAACGTTCTGGACCAACGGCGCGTCGCCGTCCGAGAGCCTCAGCGTCCACACGTACTACGATCCTGATGGGCAGATCGACTCTGTGTCGCGGCGCGGCTATCCGGATTCGGCAGGCGTGGGCACCATGACGACGCGCTGGGGGCGGGACAGCGTCGGCCGCGCCATCTTCGAACAAAGCCCCGACGGTCGACGGGACAGCGTGCGTTTCGATGAAGCCGGCAACGCGGTGAAGCGTTTCTCGCGTCGCTGGGCCAGCAACAACACGGGGGTCGCGCCGGAATCGCTCGCGTACGATGTGCGCAACAAGCTCTCGTGGCGAGTGATCCCGGGCGTCACCTACCCAGCGCGGGCGCAGGGCATCGGGTACAACCCCGGGCCTCCGTATCCCGCATACGTCATTGCACGTGACTCCCTCTTCTACACCTACACGCCAGACGGCGACCTGGCGACGGCGACCAACCGGTATGCACGGGTGAGGCGTGGCTACAGCGTCGCCGGCCGCCTGCTCGCCGACACGCTCGAGATCGCCGACGTGGCCGTCACGACGTTCGCGCAGCACCTGTACGCGACGCAGCACCGCTACGACCGCAACGGGCGCCGGATCGTGCTCAAGGTGCCGTCGCAACTCACGACCAATGGCCAGGACTCGATCCGGTACGGCTACGCCTTCTGGGGGAGCCTGTTGACGCAGGTAGTCGATCCGCAGGGGAACAGCTACACGTACACGTACAACGTGCGCAATGAACCGACGTCGCTCTATTCCCCAACCAGTGCGATGCAGCACGAGTGGCGATACGATGACGACGGGCGGCTCGTGCTCGACAGCGTGCGGGTTACGAGCGGCGCGTTTCCGTACTTCCCCTTCGCGATAGCGCGCAGGAGCGCACTCCGCTACGACGGGCGTGACAAGCTGTTGCGTCTGGCGGGCGGCGTGGGCTCAAAGGACACGTCGGCAACGACGTATTCGGGCCTCGGCTACCTCATCGCCGATAGTCTCGTGCAGCGTGGGATCGGATACACCACGGGAGACAGCGCGCGCTACCGGTCGATCACGCGCTACCGCTACGATGGTCTCGGCAACATCATCCGACGCACCTACGCCGACACGCTCAAGTTCTGGGTACAGGGCCAGCCGTACGTGCGTGCGCCCGTGTACGACTCGAGCTTCGTGACCTATCGCCCTGGCGTCGGCCGAGATACGCTGGACTTCCGCCCCAGCCAAGGTCCGACGAAGATCGTATACGACTCATCCGGCAACGTGGTGTACACGGCTCGGACGGCGGGATACGCCAGCCAGGCGCAGGAGGATCGCGCGTCGTTCTATGACGCGGCGGGGCGACTGGTCGCCGCCGACCGGCGCTACATGAGCAACGACGGTTCTTCCTTCAACCGGAGTGTTCTGGAGGAGTATCGGCATGATGCGCTGGGGCGGCGCGTGTGGGTGCGTGGGCAGCGCGCCTGCTCGGTAGGCGGCGGGCCGATCCCCCCGGCGGAATGCCTGGCGAGTTACATTCGGCGGACGACGTGGGACGGGGCGCAGGAGCTGGCCGAGATCCAGGCGCCGGGCGGGGCAACGGACAACGCTTTCTTCGAGCAGGACGTCGGCGCGTTCACGCTGCCGTACCTGCAGAATCAGGATCGCAACCCGTTCTACGGCCGGGTGCTCTACACGCATGGGGCGGCGCTCGACCAACCGTTGGCGGTGGCGCGCTACGGCTATGTGGATCTGCCGGTGGGGGGCACTCCCACGCCCTGGCCGGACTTCGTGGTGGAGGTGTCGTGGGACCCGCGGGGGCGCGCATCGTTCGGGAGCTATGGGGGGCTCGCGTACAAGCAGCTGTCGTCGGGCGGGACCAAGTGCGTGTGGACCCCGGCGACGAGCGCGCAGCGGTGCGTGCAGTGGGACTGGCCGGGGGCGCGGGCGGCGTACAACCCGCAGCAAGGGGTGGTGCGCTCGAGCTGGATGGGGACGTTGCTGGAGGAGAAACAGGACGGGGCGGGGACGCTGTATCGGCGGAACCGGCAGTACGATCCGACGCGTGGGCGGTTTGCGCAAGAAGATCCCATTGGGCTGGCGGGGGGGCTGAATCTCTATGGGTATGCAAATGGGGATCCCGTCAACTTCTCGGATCCGTTTGGGCTGTGTCCGGAGAGGGATCCGAACTGCAAGGAGTTCACCGGCGCGGATGCGCGAGCAGTATTCCGAGCACTTGCAGGCATGGCACCAGCGATGGAGCAGGGACTTACGATCGCGGGTGCGGTCAATTTTGCGCCAGCGTTGGTGATGGCTGCAGGCGGCGGCGGATTCAGCACGCTAGGTCTTTCGGCGCAGAGTGCAGCGGCTGGGGCTGGGCTCGGAATTGTTCCCTCAGCGATTGGCAAAGTGAATGCAGTTGCGAGCCAGCTTGGTACTTCAGGGGGCAATCTGCTGCGCAACATCCTCGCTCGTGGTGAGGCATTCGTTGACACGAGGAACTCAAACAACATTAACGTTCTGCTGCAGCGACCCGATGGAGCTAGTGGATTCGTACGAGCAACTCTTGATCCCACCGGGAGCCGAGTAATTTCGTCGGGGATGATGCGCGCGGATCAGGTTAAGCGGCTTATTGAGTCAGGCAAACTCGTCCCGAAGTAG
- a CDS encoding sigma-54-dependent Fis family transcriptional regulator — protein sequence MSPDELSDRALFEGSSRASRALWHDVAEFAWTPYPVLLSGETGTGKSMLAREIHRRSRRAAGPFVALPLPGIPEELRHVELCGCARGAFTGATHDRPGALELASGGTLFLDELGHASAKLQQSLLTVLESERVQRLGESRPRRVSVRYVFATSSDLLAQVQRGAFLSELYFRVQGFRICLPPLRDRREDILPLAERFVVNALRELEKPPRFLISPSLAEYMRMAPWPGNIRELKSVCQYLAVRARPDVTLDCSHLPAPGESGCTCGEGPAARALEVLARFDGNKAKTARELCLSRGALYRLLARAGEPESGHP from the coding sequence GTGTCGCCAGACGAACTCAGCGATCGCGCGCTATTCGAGGGAAGTTCGCGCGCGTCGAGAGCCCTCTGGCACGATGTCGCCGAGTTCGCGTGGACGCCTTATCCGGTGCTTCTCAGCGGAGAAACCGGCACCGGCAAGTCGATGCTGGCTCGCGAAATTCACCGTCGATCGCGCCGCGCTGCAGGGCCGTTTGTTGCGCTACCGCTGCCCGGAATCCCCGAGGAATTGCGGCACGTGGAGCTCTGTGGCTGCGCGAGGGGGGCCTTCACAGGCGCAACTCACGATCGACCCGGGGCGCTCGAACTCGCGTCGGGCGGTACGCTCTTCCTCGACGAACTCGGCCATGCATCGGCTAAGCTGCAACAGTCACTGCTGACGGTCCTCGAGAGCGAACGGGTGCAGCGACTCGGTGAGTCACGGCCACGTCGCGTCAGCGTTCGCTACGTCTTCGCCACGTCCAGTGACTTGTTGGCACAGGTGCAGCGCGGCGCCTTCCTGAGCGAACTCTACTTCAGAGTCCAGGGATTCCGCATTTGTCTGCCGCCCCTTCGTGATCGACGTGAGGACATCCTCCCCCTCGCAGAGCGCTTCGTGGTCAACGCGCTCCGAGAACTGGAAAAGCCACCCCGCTTCCTGATCTCACCCTCACTCGCCGAATACATGAGGATGGCCCCGTGGCCGGGCAACATCCGCGAGTTGAAGTCGGTGTGTCAGTACCTGGCGGTGCGCGCGCGGCCAGACGTGACACTCGATTGCTCGCACCTCCCTGCGCCCGGCGAGTCGGGCTGTACCTGTGGGGAAGGCCCTGCCGCGCGAGCACTCGAGGTGCTCGCACGCTTCGATGGCAACAAGGCGAAAACGGCGCGAGAGCTGTGCCTGAGCCGTGGCGCGCTCTACCGCCTGCTCGCTCGTGCTGGAGAGCCCGAGAGCGGGCATCCGTGA